Within Vigna unguiculata cultivar IT97K-499-35 chromosome 2, ASM411807v1, whole genome shotgun sequence, the genomic segment AAGAGGAGAACTAGAAATTAGGTCCTGAATTAGGATTGAATTGTTCTGGAAGTTATTAAACTGTTAGCAGTTTTTTATTCGGTTGTAGCAGTTCTTTTCAGGGGCAAGCATAACTGCCTCTAGGCAGTAACTGGTCAGGGGAGAAAAAAAGAGGATAGGGGAAAAAATGAGAGAGGAGGGAAGATAGAAGATGGTTAGGCAGGGAGAGGCCAAGCTCTCAACAAATCTTGGAAGGGGACCTTTGTACTCATTCTATTTCACTATGTTCTAGTGTAGTTGGTAACTAAGTGTCACTTTCGTTGAATAAAGTTCAGTTCATCTTTCTATACCAGTTGGTTTCTATCAGCTTTCTCACAACAGTTGCTTAAGGGTAGAATACTATGATGTGAATGTATTTGCTTAAGGGTAAAAAGCTAAACCAgtttattctaatttttctttcctttctcccCCATTTGTTTGAATGTATTTGTTGCACTGATGGTGAACATTCAGTGTGCTTTTGACATgtagaaattttatatttattgattgaTATGTTATTTATGAGCTATTTGTTATCATTGTTGATGACAATTTTGGTTATGTTGTGTTATTTTAATCTTCtgactttgtatttttttttctgtattttaattaatgatttacTGTCTGCTATGTTATTGTATAAACTTGCAAGGCGAGATTCAAACTTTGATTTTCAGTAATGTGTTTGGATAGGAAATTTTAAGAAGGGAATGCAGATTTAAAGGGGCAATTAAGTTTTTAACCCCGAAGTCCTCATTTGGTTtggatatttaattttaaggtttagcaaagtttttcattctttaaaataaggaatttgaaattttaagttATGACGATAGATGGAATGCtgatcacaaaaaaaaaaatgtcgaTAGATGGAATTTTAAATTTCCTTAGCTCTCTGTCTCTATTCTGTTATAAAGGACCTAGCACTAGCTTGTAATCCGTTTCTGCTTCTGTAAATACAACACTTACTTTCGAGAGAAATTATCAGCTTTCTGCATTGTCGTTTATCCTTTCTACAATCACTTTCAGTTGTCAACGTTCCGCCCTTGGTTTGATGTATTTCGGGCCTCTTTTAAAGCATCTTTCTGTAGTTATTTTCATCCAATAGATTGTTTTTCTGGGTTTGGGTGAAGTGGATGGATGATTCAAGGGCAATGTCCGTAGTGTTTTGGTAAAAGTCAGCTCTATCTTGCAGCAAATGGGGGATTATTGccttttaatttgaaaatgcttTCCTTTTACtctacattttaaattaatctcaatttggaaaTGCTTTATCCAAACATGAGGTAAAACCCATGTTTGACATAATATAAACTTTGTTAATGCCATGATTTTCTTACTATCGGCAGGAAGACACAGGTGGGTTGAATATGCAGAGAAAACTAGGTATAATGCCTCCCAGGTTCCGCCTGAATGGCATGGCTGGCTCCACTTCATAACTGATCACACTGGAGATGAGgtaattcttttcttttcctatttcCTTCCTTTGTAATGGCACAGGGTGAGAGAATGTTGAGGCCTCATGAAAATTGTTGaggtagtgataataataataattgttgcAGCTTCTTCTACTGAAACCGAAAAGGTATGGTGTTGAACACAAAGAAAATTTGTCTGGAGAAGGTGAACAGTATATCTATCATTCGAAAGGACATGCCCTTAATCCAGGGCAGAGAGACTGGACCAGGTACCAACCATGGGAGTCCAAGGCCTGAACCGTCAATATGGGGCAGCTGAGTTGCAAATGGCCtccatgtttgtttttttaatccTCAAGAATTGTTTTGCCTTCGGTTAATGAGGTGGAAAACtgcttttttcctttttaacaaTTAACAATAAAACGAATTATTAGTGGTGAAAACAGACAAATTCGCATTGAACTTTAAAATCTTTTAGTATAATGTCTGCGATCGTGTTAAAAAAAGGACCTGCTATTGTTTGCAACCATCTTTTGCGTAGTCTATTATTTGTacgtgtattattttaattaacctGTCTGATCTAGAGTTTGTAGTTAATTATTAAACCAAACACCTTATTGGGAAAGGAAAGTATGAACACATTTCTTTATCTGAAGGATAATTATCGGCTAATTTATCtcagtaaaattatattttcaaaatatttgatcaATCACATATAATACATCATAATATTGTGGGTCAAGTGGTGACTTATCATATTCtgtattgtataatttttacgCTTTCTATGATTACTTATCTTAAATATACATTGATTTCTATTATTTActataaaaatccaattcaaaatttaaaaaagtttagagAAACACGATGTAAGATTAAAATgaagtaatttatatatatttctattttttagtaTAAAAGTCCACTTCAAAATTAAAAGAGTATAAAGAAAtacactttaatttttataataattgaaacgTACTCTGCcgataattaaattaaacataattcatttaaattattaactttaaatatgtgaagaaataagcttaatatattttaaactaataaataagaatgatttttaataatatatatactaataacTTAACCTGATTGGAGAAAACACTGGTTATTCTACTGTACGTAGCAATTGTTTTCTAATGGTTCCCATAAAATATTCCTCTTCAATTGTTAAAAAGGTGATGCACAAAATGCTTAACAGACATTGCTTTTTCACTCCCTTTGGTTACCGAAAATAACTTTTCAAAATCttaatattttctgaaaaatgttatccaaaatatatataaaagcttcCGGGATCCCATGCAGCTGCGATAATGCTAATCAAGTAAATGCTGATGATATTTGACGATTTTGAGGAAAATGGGCATGCCAAGATGGTTGCACCAGCTTGGTTTTGGGTGACAAAAGTTGTAGACAATGATGAGATCAGCTTAAATGATACTATAATATTGAATAAAGGTTTAGTTGTAAGAAACTATTTGACATTCAAggtaataagaaaataaatgataacAAGTGACAAAGATAATATGTGTCGCTTCATTTGATATAAAACTAAACAAGCAGCCAATTCTTAGAGTTACcggcaaaacataacaaaattaagCTGTTAAGAGTTTGCTAAAAAAATAGGCATACAAGTGTATTCAACCCGCAGCAATAAAATCAGCGTAAAGAATATGCAACTGAGACAGTAATATTATGATTTTGCGTTTAAAAAGACATAACTTAAGAGATTGTCTTGAATCTTCGCATACTTCGTCATTATCTCCTATACATACCCGAATGTTGAAGTGTTCTACAATACTCTAATACGGTTGGGGAGTTTTTAACCTGTTCCCATATCTTGGCAGAGTTCTTTAACCATTCCCGCTCTGAGACTGGTCTCGTGAAAGATGGTGACTTCATGGATAAAATCTGACATGGGAAAACATATCACGTctcttaaattttgtttattattaaaactaaCGGCTCTAcaagaaaggaagaaatataacaGCATCAAAGAAACTTGACAAATCCTGTACTGTAGTACTTGTGAGGCATTCTTTCGTATGCTATAtctagagagagagagagagagaacctGATCACGCAATTTCCATAGTGCAGAAACGTAACTTTCATGTTGAGCTCTTGGattttcatctttcttctttaGAGGGATCGCATATAACTTTATTAAGTTAGATTTCATTTGACTGCCACGAACTGTAGAAGATAAAGCATGCTCTTCAGGTTTGTTTCCAATGTGTTGTCTCACAAAAGAAGTTGGTCTGAAATATTGCATGAGTGCCTTTTTCAACTGCACAAAATTATTAGGAGTAAAGTCTTGATCCTGcaacctaaaaaaataaaaaataaaagaacgaTGAGTGTTTCACTAGCAGCAAACTGTTCCAATAAAGGAAAGGAAGTGGATACAAGAAATAACCGTGACAAACGCACcctaaaattacatttttgaaGATGGAGAATATATTTAAGTCAGccaaattttcttatattttcaaaCAGTCAGTGGCACACATGCAGTAGGAGACACAGAGATTATGGCTTGCAGCAAGACTAATCAAGTCAAACAAGTTAACCATTCATCGATTCTCATTCACCAGTTCCCTCTAGGTCTAGGTTGGCTTGTCTTTTTCATAAACCCTCCTTGTTTATGATGATTATGATTATAGACTTCATTATTGTGGCTGCGTATACAGTAACTATAGGATTCACTAATGCTAATAATTTCATGCCAATATGTTAAGGCAGAATGATGTTTCTTACTTCGTGTGTACAAACACAGGAGTGGCCACGTATTCTTCATGTTCAAGATGTCTATCTTTCTCAAGCCCTGAACTAGAGCTTTGCGATAGGGATGATGCCATCAAGGACGGGTCTGAAATGCCGTGCTTCAACAAATCAACCTACACTATTCAAATACAGCATGACCAGTTTTCAATATATCAGTAGTCTTTAGAGTGTAAATTAACAAAACTATAAAGTGTCAGCACATGATGTACAAAGACTTTCAAATAAACAAGGAAGCCTAAAACAAATTTGTTCAATTGGTACAAAAAGGATTTTACAAGAATATGATATTTCTCTTTACCAATAACAACATCACGTACTTGTCCTTGTCCTTATAATTGACTGTAATCTTAAATCTACAAAAACACAAATCTGACTAGAGATTAATCAAGTGATTACATGGAAGTCACACGTTTGAAAAGCATAAAAAATTTGAGAGTTCTAGTCATTTTGTTAGCAGCAGCAAATAATAGCCAATTGCTTCAACAACACAAAATACTTCCTGCACACTATCCGAATGCAACTATTCAGCaaaatgatcattttaaacataatgGATGATATTAAGCAGTTTGATTTTATATAGCGTAGGCCAGACAGTGAATATTAGCCATTGATCTAGCAGCTG encodes:
- the LOC114169821 gene encoding probable NADH dehydrogenase [ubiquinone] 1 alpha subcomplex subunit 12; translation: MASVVKNVLKSIREKGFGTFLRELKDEGYLRCLPDGNLLQTKIHNIGATLVGVDKFGNKYYEKLGDTQYGRHRWVEYAEKTRYNASQVPPEWHGWLHFITDHTGDELLLLKPKRYGVEHKENLSGEGEQYIYHSKGHALNPGQRDWTRYQPWESKA